From a region of the Leptospira kmetyi serovar Malaysia str. Bejo-Iso9 genome:
- a CDS encoding sulfurtransferase has product MSSWNFIKTELNDKDFLIDCRSASGYQESTLKGAYSFPFIKKAFASDPESQKKMTGPLEEILKLVQKDGSTRVIAFDEGMGMFASRMVYLLRAAGFQNAFLYGNRWPVEGTAQEKGSKEMEIGPGDKPKKLEGVVDKAFLEKNLTRLQIFDTRTQEEYEGKLPRLTAPEPGSLCGRLPGAFLWDWRILYDGQGNLIEKTQFNKKLRSFPFMPERTTVIYDYNGARSSLLALMLKEVGYLDVHTYQGSWFEWRRSSLPKQAVSVYGQAGAGGAAPRVGGVDRK; this is encoded by the coding sequence TTGTCCAGCTGGAATTTTATAAAAACTGAATTGAACGATAAGGATTTTTTAATCGATTGCCGCTCGGCTTCCGGTTATCAGGAATCTACTCTGAAAGGAGCGTATAGTTTTCCTTTTATCAAAAAGGCTTTCGCTTCGGATCCGGAATCTCAAAAGAAGATGACCGGTCCGTTGGAAGAAATTTTAAAGCTCGTACAAAAAGACGGCTCGACTCGGGTGATCGCCTTCGACGAAGGAATGGGAATGTTCGCTTCGAGAATGGTATATCTTTTGAGAGCGGCCGGTTTTCAAAACGCGTTCTTATACGGAAACCGTTGGCCCGTGGAAGGAACCGCTCAAGAAAAAGGTTCCAAGGAAATGGAAATCGGACCCGGAGATAAACCGAAAAAACTCGAAGGCGTAGTGGACAAGGCCTTTCTCGAGAAAAATTTAACCCGACTTCAGATTTTCGATACGAGAACCCAGGAAGAATACGAAGGAAAACTTCCGAGACTCACCGCGCCCGAACCGGGATCGTTATGCGGTCGTTTGCCCGGAGCTTTTCTTTGGGACTGGAGAATTCTATACGACGGTCAAGGCAACCTGATCGAAAAAACCCAATTCAATAAAAAGTTGAGATCCTTTCCGTTTATGCCGGAAAGAACCACCGTGATCTACGATTACAACGGAGCGAGATCCTCTCTTTTGGCTTTGATGTTAAAAGAAGTGGGATATCTGGACGTTCATACATACCAAGGTTCTTGGTTTGAATGGAGAAGATCCAGTCTTCCCAAACAAGCGGTTTCGGTTTACGGACAAGCCGGAGCGGGCGGCGCGGCTCCGAGAGTCGGCGGCGTGGATCGTAAATAA
- a CDS encoding alpha-glucosidase produces MFLRWVVLIFFSLGILVCSGPFSNYTKISLPVEKEFSFGKGYRTIQKENVLEIRSSSGSFLELSLTKPFLSAAKGQQNVKSKFATFHIKDQISAFCDSQSIEKILPSAIDLKIAGRLEGKDCSSAYEVVFRPLDETSLEFKIKIENSSLNRTYLRIASDETENIFGLGEQFSHLNLKGKTPFLLSEEQGIGRGDQPITAGANLTAGAGGNEYSTYAPIPFFLTSKNRSVYFENSSYSKFDFSEPDSITIEFRENGLAGRIWKDSSPVRLVQKFTEATGRVPELPDWAYGTWLGVQGGKETVLKHIESAKKEGNPITALWIQDWVGRRKTSFGSQLWWRWIADETSYPDFKKFCADLNAQGIHVLGYLNPFLATEGPLYTEAVQKGYLVKDPNGKDYEIQTAGFPAVLLDLTNPEAVKWIQNVIQKNMIGVGLSGWMADFGEWLPLDAKLHSGISAEVYHNVYPAEWARINREAIRKAGKEGKIVFFTRSGFSGSMKHSTLFWEGDQMVSWGEHDGIVSAVTGLLSGGLSGISLNHSDIGGYTTINNPIRNYHRSKELFLRWGELNVFSPVFRTHEGNRPEKNHQPYTDEETVKEFARYAKMHFALKDYLKSLVTEASKTGLPVVRPLYLHYANDDRTHSIQREFLLGEDLLVLPVLERGESSVSGYLPEGEWEHLWTGKTFLGKSEVDVEAPLGAPAIFLKKNGAWYGKLKAALLPFKR; encoded by the coding sequence ATGTTCTTACGATGGGTTGTATTGATTTTCTTTTCCTTGGGAATTCTCGTTTGTTCCGGACCATTTTCCAATTACACAAAAATCTCACTTCCCGTTGAAAAAGAATTCTCCTTCGGGAAAGGATATCGAACGATTCAAAAAGAAAACGTTCTGGAAATCCGTTCCTCTTCGGGAAGTTTTCTCGAACTTTCCCTCACAAAACCGTTTTTATCCGCGGCCAAAGGCCAACAAAACGTAAAATCCAAATTCGCGACCTTCCACATAAAGGATCAGATCTCCGCTTTCTGCGATTCTCAGAGTATCGAAAAGATTCTTCCGTCCGCGATCGATCTGAAGATCGCCGGAAGATTGGAAGGAAAGGATTGTTCTTCCGCTTACGAGGTCGTATTTCGTCCGTTAGACGAAACCTCTCTGGAATTTAAGATCAAGATCGAGAATTCTTCCCTGAATCGGACTTACTTGAGAATCGCTTCGGACGAAACCGAAAATATTTTCGGACTCGGGGAACAGTTCAGTCATTTGAATCTCAAGGGCAAAACACCGTTTTTGTTAAGCGAAGAGCAGGGAATCGGAAGAGGGGATCAACCGATCACCGCGGGCGCGAACCTTACGGCGGGCGCGGGTGGAAACGAATATTCCACATACGCTCCGATTCCGTTTTTTCTGACTTCCAAAAACAGATCCGTGTATTTTGAAAATTCGTCTTATTCTAAGTTTGATTTTTCCGAGCCCGATTCGATTACGATCGAGTTTCGTGAGAACGGTCTTGCGGGAAGAATTTGGAAGGATTCTTCCCCGGTGCGTCTCGTTCAAAAATTCACCGAAGCGACGGGAAGAGTTCCCGAACTTCCGGATTGGGCGTACGGAACCTGGCTCGGAGTTCAAGGCGGAAAGGAAACCGTTCTCAAACACATCGAATCCGCAAAGAAGGAAGGCAATCCGATCACGGCGCTTTGGATTCAGGATTGGGTGGGAAGAAGAAAGACGAGCTTCGGTTCTCAACTTTGGTGGAGATGGATCGCGGACGAAACTTCCTATCCCGATTTCAAAAAATTCTGCGCCGATCTGAACGCACAAGGAATTCATGTATTAGGATATTTGAATCCTTTTTTGGCTACGGAAGGACCTCTTTATACGGAAGCGGTTCAGAAAGGTTATCTCGTAAAGGACCCAAACGGAAAGGATTATGAAATTCAAACCGCGGGATTTCCGGCGGTACTTTTGGATCTTACGAATCCGGAAGCCGTAAAGTGGATTCAAAACGTAATCCAGAAAAATATGATCGGAGTTGGACTTTCCGGTTGGATGGCCGATTTCGGAGAATGGCTTCCTCTCGACGCAAAACTGCATTCCGGAATTTCCGCCGAGGTTTACCATAACGTGTATCCCGCGGAATGGGCGAGGATCAACCGCGAGGCGATCCGCAAAGCGGGCAAGGAAGGAAAGATCGTATTCTTTACAAGATCTGGTTTCAGCGGATCCATGAAACATTCGACTCTCTTTTGGGAAGGGGATCAGATGGTGAGTTGGGGGGAACACGACGGAATCGTCTCCGCGGTCACGGGACTTTTATCGGGCGGACTCAGCGGAATCTCTCTCAATCACAGCGATATCGGCGGATACACAACGATCAACAATCCGATTCGAAACTATCATCGTTCCAAAGAACTTTTTTTGCGTTGGGGGGAATTGAACGTATTCAGTCCGGTTTTTAGAACACACGAAGGAAACCGTCCCGAAAAAAATCATCAACCGTATACGGACGAAGAAACCGTAAAAGAATTCGCGAGATACGCGAAGATGCACTTCGCATTGAAAGATTATCTCAAATCCCTCGTAACGGAAGCTTCGAAAACGGGACTTCCGGTCGTTCGTCCTTTGTATCTGCACTATGCAAACGACGATCGAACTCATTCTATCCAAAGGGAGTTTTTACTCGGAGAGGACCTTTTGGTTCTTCCCGTTTTGGAAAGGGGAGAATCCTCCGTTTCCGGTTATCTTCCCGAGGGAGAATGGGAACATCTCTGGACCGGAAAAACTTTTCTCGGTAAAAGCGAAGTCGACGTAGAAGCGCCGTTAGGCGCGCCCGCGATTTTCTTAAAGAAGAACGGGGCTTGGTATGGAAAGTTGAAGGCGGCTCTTCTTCCGTTCAAACGATAA
- a CDS encoding S1C family serine protease — MNKSFQNILILLSVFFGSALSAQNGNSADLKALLDSVVIIRSDTFSEKEDSTGYSDKSINRDAGTGMVIAGNRILTNAHVVSNSGYLKVKHFNSSKFYKASVQYLGFDCDLAILKVEEEEFFNGVEPLEIGDSSPALGSNLLILGYPGGDDNITLENGNVSRLERIRYSFTGLDYRKAIRVNANIVPGYSGGPAIQNGKVAGITFQVSQSQGNIAYLIPPEIINHFLKDVEDETYHGFPFPGFSFQNGYSSSLKSYLKIPEGLNGILINTVYPDSSFSDLLKPEDFVYKIDESYLNDEGGIMDASGGGGFIGEMIENKFIGDQVKIFFYRNGKNYKVEGTLKRVPTMDLYRQQGTNASFLSGGFLFQPVNRALAGGDSKRLESSLRYHYSYYIQDELYRFTERDIILSGIYPDPLNSKYAGYRYKILESINDRTPSNLDDFKSLWKKFYGGTITLKFRGFNLPIVIDQDTIDKINVRIKKRFDAEADE, encoded by the coding sequence ATGAATAAATCGTTTCAGAATATTCTAATTTTATTAAGCGTTTTTTTCGGCTCCGCCCTTTCGGCGCAGAACGGGAATTCCGCGGATCTGAAGGCTTTGCTCGACAGCGTCGTCATCATCCGAAGCGACACGTTCTCCGAAAAAGAGGATTCGACCGGTTATTCCGATAAGTCCATCAATCGCGACGCAGGTACGGGTATGGTCATCGCGGGAAATCGGATTCTTACCAACGCGCACGTGGTTTCCAACTCGGGTTATCTGAAGGTGAAACATTTTAACTCCAGCAAGTTTTATAAGGCGAGCGTTCAATACCTCGGATTCGACTGCGATCTCGCGATCTTAAAAGTGGAAGAGGAAGAATTTTTCAACGGCGTCGAACCTCTGGAGATCGGAGATTCTTCTCCCGCGCTCGGAAGCAATCTTTTGATTCTCGGTTATCCCGGCGGGGACGACAATATCACATTAGAAAACGGTAATGTTTCCAGACTGGAAAGAATCCGTTATTCCTTTACCGGTTTGGATTATAGAAAGGCGATCCGGGTAAACGCGAACATCGTTCCCGGTTATTCGGGCGGTCCCGCGATTCAAAACGGAAAAGTCGCCGGAATCACGTTTCAAGTCAGTCAATCCCAAGGGAACATCGCGTATTTGATTCCTCCGGAGATCATCAATCATTTTCTAAAGGACGTGGAAGACGAAACGTATCACGGGTTTCCGTTTCCGGGTTTTAGTTTTCAAAACGGTTATTCTTCCTCCTTAAAATCGTATCTTAAAATTCCGGAAGGTTTGAACGGAATTCTGATCAATACGGTTTATCCCGATTCTTCCTTTTCGGATCTTTTAAAACCGGAAGACTTCGTTTATAAGATCGACGAATCCTATCTCAACGACGAAGGCGGGATCATGGACGCGAGTGGCGGCGGCGGTTTTATCGGCGAGATGATCGAAAACAAGTTCATCGGAGATCAGGTTAAGATTTTCTTTTATCGAAACGGCAAAAACTACAAAGTCGAAGGAACTCTCAAACGCGTTCCGACGATGGATCTTTACAGACAACAAGGAACCAACGCGAGTTTTTTATCGGGCGGTTTTTTGTTTCAACCCGTCAACCGAGCGCTTGCAGGCGGAGATTCCAAACGTCTCGAAAGTTCTCTTCGTTATCATTACAGTTATTACATCCAAGACGAGTTGTATCGTTTTACGGAAAGGGACATCATCCTTTCGGGAATTTATCCCGATCCGTTGAACTCGAAATACGCGGGTTATCGTTATAAGATTTTGGAATCCATCAACGATAGAACCCCTTCCAATCTGGACGATTTCAAATCGCTTTGGAAAAAATTCTACGGAGGAACGATCACTTTGAAATTCAGAGGGTTCAATCTTCCGATCGTAATCGATCAGGATACGATCGACAAAATCAATGTTCGCATTAAAAAACGCTTCGACGCGGAGGCGGACGAATGA
- a CDS encoding LIC11113 family protein: MRRELRKDCTLSRFFPDVPRTIRFVCAFVLALSFFSIGNLRAENESSDSFSEHFHSFLKEFQKHPSSSLARSFRSRYSSFEPPKSCGFEETGRFEKVVYLSYHCKDQKWPGFIYLGTGTEFWKNSSVRISFGEVLEIGKKVFLEVKPSYGEWYREDSSLDFKKQGKKDKDPIRPQPPKEYKDNFGLRYFLSIAKHPAKRDLKSGKEIFFDSNCPLIFLKKDSDFYWEKAVYYSFQASCVPSSPYSFIRIRSDFLGKIRLDDKDSDQIQEGAKYLGKLKIHSIEADKILWEQEAEIYNE; this comes from the coding sequence ATGAGAAGAGAACTCAGGAAAGACTGTACTTTGTCCCGATTTTTTCCCGATGTCCCGCGGACGATTCGGTTTGTCTGCGCGTTCGTTCTCGCTCTTTCGTTTTTTTCAATCGGAAACCTCCGCGCCGAAAACGAATCTTCGGATTCGTTTTCGGAACACTTTCATTCTTTCTTAAAGGAATTTCAAAAACATCCTTCGTCGTCCTTGGCGCGTTCGTTTCGTTCCCGATATTCTTCCTTTGAGCCTCCCAAGTCCTGCGGCTTCGAAGAAACCGGTCGTTTCGAAAAGGTGGTTTATCTTTCTTATCATTGTAAGGATCAAAAATGGCCTGGATTTATTTATCTAGGAACGGGAACGGAGTTTTGGAAAAATTCTTCCGTTCGAATTTCGTTCGGAGAAGTTTTGGAGATCGGCAAGAAAGTATTCTTAGAAGTAAAACCTTCTTATGGAGAATGGTATAGGGAAGATTCTTCCTTGGATTTTAAAAAACAGGGTAAGAAGGACAAGGACCCGATCCGCCCCCAACCTCCCAAAGAATACAAGGACAACTTCGGTCTTCGTTATTTTTTAAGCATCGCCAAACATCCGGCCAAACGGGATTTGAAAAGCGGAAAGGAAATTTTTTTCGATTCGAATTGTCCGTTGATCTTTTTGAAAAAGGATTCGGACTTTTATTGGGAAAAGGCGGTTTATTATTCCTTTCAAGCGAGTTGTGTTCCCTCTTCGCCTTATTCTTTTATACGGATTCGCTCCGACTTTTTGGGAAAGATCCGCTTGGACGACAAGGACAGCGATCAGATTCAGGAAGGCGCAAAGTATTTAGGAAAACTCAAAATCCATTCCATCGAGGCGGATAAAATCCTCTGGGAACAGGAAGCGGAAATCTACAATGAATAA